The Triticum aestivum cultivar Chinese Spring chromosome 3A, IWGSC CS RefSeq v2.1, whole genome shotgun sequence genome includes a region encoding these proteins:
- the LOC123059814 gene encoding LEAF RUST 10 DISEASE-RESISTANCEUS RECEPTOR-LIKE PROTEIN KINASE-like 2.5: protein MLAVLVQGRNHRGDAACPCFSCGPLRNVSFPFRRAGDPAGCGDKSGELACADAKAMLRIADATYYVTSINYTDSTFQIIDTDLDLHSNCPRLPRWNRRPHEYLDGTEEHLLWLFDYDDIGANLALVTYNLASFVECSQEVRNYGMYMPVACMSTSDSFVYVLTGPGASRVENLEPWCRYLAMTPLGGPENRLDIGATALENASYTDVVKSMRTGFAVRFTPFTSFKDCLLRLIRTFREEPMQRGSIILNPDLYIIECGIEAAPAPYVRACLIILLFVTRTFKWINGPYRFLWGYLAVWTFFAYKYWKTRITIDAVEKFLRMQQMLTPTRYAYTDITAVTGHFRDKLGQGGYGSVFKGVLLNDFHVAVKMLAGNSNCNGEDFISEVSTIGRIHHVNVVRLVGFCSEEMRRALIYEYMPRGSLDKYIFSAKKSFSWDKLIDIALGIARGINYLHQGCEMQILHFDIKPHNILLDSNFVPKVADFGLAKLYPRDNSFVPSRALRGTIGYIAPEMISRSFGAISNKSDVYSFGMLLLEMAGGRRNADPNAANSSQAYYPSWVYDRLIEQEHVGEISTHVDTEMHELEKKLCIVGLWCIQMKSHDRPMMSEVIEMLEGNADSLQMPSRPFFCDEGHIHTEDTYNLSSELTEISEEDMSENIDV, encoded by the exons ATGCTTGCAGTCCTTGTGCAGGGAAGAAATCACCGAGGAGATGCTGCCTGTCCGTGCTTCTCGTGCGGCCCTCTCAGGAACGTGTCGTTCCCATTCCGCCGGGCAGGTGATCCAGCAGGATGCGGCGACAAATCGGGCGAGCTAGCCTGCGCCGATGCCAAGGCCATGCTTCGCATCGCAGATGCAACGTACTACGTGACCAGCATCAACTACACCGATTCCACCTTCCAGATCATCGACACCGACCTGGATCTCCACAGCAATTGCCCCCGTCTTCCTCGGTGGAACCGGCGACCCCATGAATATCTGGACGGGACGGAAGAACACCTACTCTGGCTCTTTGACTACGACGACATCGGAGCCAACTTGGCCCTCGTGACGTACAATCTGGCTAGCTTCGTTGAATGTTCCCAGGAAGTGAGGAACTACGGTATGTACATGCCCGTCGCTTGCATGAGCACCAGCGATTCTTTTGTCTATGTGTTAACCGGTCCAGGTGCCTCTCGTGTCGAGAACCTTGAGCCTTGGTGCCGGTATCTGGCCATGACTCCTCTGGGTGGTCCGGAGAATCGTCTAGATATCGGGGCGACCGCGCTGGAGAACGCAAGCTACACGGATGTGGTGAAGTCCATGAGGACCGGGTTCGCCGTTCGGTTTACACCGTTCACGAGCTTTAAGGACTGCCTACTGCGCCTCATCCG CACATTTCGCGAAGAACCAATGCAAAGAGGATCCATAATTTTGAACCCTGATCTATATATTATTGAATGTGGAATTGAAGCAGCTCCAGCACCCTACGTCCGTGCGTGCCTGATAATATTACTATTTGTCACGAGGACTTTCAAGTGGATTAATG GACCATATAGATTCCTGTGGGGGTACTTGGCAGTTTGGACTTTCTTTGCTTACAAGTATTGGAAAACAAGGATAACAATTGATGCAGTGGAGAAGTTTCTCCGCATGCAACAAATGCTCACCCCAACTAGGTATGCCTACACAGACATCACTGCAGTTACAGGTCATTTCCGAGATAAGTTGGGCCAAGGTGGTTACGGCTCCGTGTTCAAGGGTGTGCTACTTAATGACTTCCATGTGGCTGTCAAGATGCTAGCGGGTAACTCTAACTGCAATGGAGAAGATTTCATCAGTGAAGTTTCCACCATTGGTAGGATCCACCATGTTAATGTGGTGCGTCTTGTCGGGTTCTGCTCGGAAGAAATGAGGAGGGCTCTCATCTATGAGTACATGCCTCGAGGTTCTCTCGACAAGTACATCTTCTCCGCCAAGAAGAGTTTCTCTTGGGACAAGCTCATTGATATCGCTTTGGGCATTGCCCGAGGAATCAACTACCTACATCAGGGGTGTGAGATGCAGATTCTCCACTTTGACATCAAGCCCCACAACATCCTTCTTGATAGCAATTTTGTCCCCAAAGTTGCTGATTTCGGTCTGGCCAAACTATACCCAAGGGACAACAGTTTTGTGCCATCAAGAGCCCTACGGGGAACAATCGGGTACATAGCTCCTGAGATGATATCTCGGAGCTTCGGTGCCATATCGAACAAGTCTGATGTTTACAGCTTTGGGATGCTGCTGCTGGAGATGGCTGGAGGAAGAAGGAACGCCGATCCGAACGCAGCGAACTCGAGCCAAGCATACTACCCTTCATGGGTGTATGACCGGCTAATCGAACAAGAACATGTAGGTGAGATATCCACTCATGTTGATACTGAGATGCATGAGTTGGAGAAGAAGTTGTGCATCGTCGGATTATGGTGCATCCAAATGAAATCCCATGACCGTCCAATGATGAGCGAGGTTATAGAGATGCTAGAAGGAAACGCCGACAGCTTGCAGATGCCTTCCAGGCCATTCTTCTGCGACGAAGGGCACATCCATACGGAGGATACTTACAATTTGTCGTCCGAGTTGACTGAAATCTCCGAGGAGGATATGAGTGAAAATATTGATGTGTGA